A window of the Euzebya pacifica genome harbors these coding sequences:
- a CDS encoding ATP-dependent helicase, protein MFDSDVHDAFAHLNSAQHDAVAFGDGPLLILAGAGTGKTTTLAARVARLVADGVDPQRILLLTFTRRAAGEMLSRARRMVAATGAPASTGKVMGGTFHAIANRLLRRYADRIGLATDFGLLDAADAADLIDLVRDDLEVAKGTSRFPRKATLASIYGRVVNSRVPLKATLESQYPWCAEHTEAIGRVFTGYGQRKRARNLLDYDDLLLFWKVLAEAEGIGDELGGSFDHVLVDEYQDTNALQAEIVAALRRTNDNVTVVGDDAQAVYGFRAASVRNILDFPQTFPGTRIVRLEQSYRSTQPILDTANALVAEMAQTKDNPEFRKSLFSDRLDGPQPRLHTCHDEDDQSARVCDAVLDRREQGTPLVQQAVLFRTSHHADLLELELSRRNIPYVKYGGLKFLEAAHVKDLVALLRLLDNPDDELAWFRILQRLEGIGPGRARVLMEAIGVGEGGVAVAQLGDRVVEAAVHLPAAAERAVVGLAVALGDTAAIDEVAGQVQRLREWYGPVCAQTFEDPIPRMADLQQLEVLAEQSTSRTRFLDDLVLDPPASTGDLAGPPLLDEDYLILSTIHSAKGLEWDTVHLLHAADGMIPSDMSTGDPDEVEEERRLLYVALTRPRHELDVYVPLRYYHQRFGSGDRHSFGQVSRFLQGPVRDTMARVGPRDAERDVPVLAGTAADRVDALLDELW, encoded by the coding sequence ATGTTCGACTCCGACGTGCATGATGCCTTCGCCCACCTCAACAGCGCCCAGCACGACGCCGTGGCCTTCGGCGACGGCCCCCTGCTCATCCTTGCCGGGGCCGGCACCGGGAAGACCACAACCCTGGCAGCCCGGGTCGCTCGGCTGGTCGCCGATGGGGTCGACCCACAACGCATCCTGCTGCTGACCTTCACCCGCAGGGCCGCCGGCGAGATGTTGTCGCGCGCCCGACGGATGGTTGCCGCGACTGGTGCGCCGGCCTCCACGGGCAAGGTGATGGGCGGGACGTTCCACGCGATCGCGAACCGCCTGCTCCGGCGCTACGCCGACCGCATCGGCCTCGCCACCGACTTCGGCCTGCTCGACGCCGCTGACGCTGCGGACCTCATCGACCTCGTCCGCGACGACCTCGAGGTGGCCAAGGGCACCTCCAGGTTCCCCCGCAAGGCCACCCTCGCCAGCATCTACGGGCGGGTCGTCAACAGCAGGGTCCCGCTGAAGGCGACGCTGGAGTCCCAGTACCCCTGGTGTGCAGAACACACCGAGGCCATCGGGCGAGTGTTCACCGGGTACGGCCAGCGCAAGCGTGCTCGAAACCTGCTGGACTACGACGACCTGCTGCTGTTCTGGAAGGTCCTCGCCGAGGCCGAGGGCATCGGTGACGAGCTGGGCGGCAGCTTCGACCACGTCCTTGTCGACGAGTACCAGGACACCAACGCCCTGCAGGCCGAGATCGTCGCGGCCCTGCGGCGCACCAACGACAACGTCACGGTCGTCGGTGACGACGCACAGGCGGTGTACGGCTTCCGTGCCGCGTCGGTCCGCAACATCCTCGACTTCCCACAGACCTTCCCGGGCACCAGGATCGTCCGACTCGAGCAGTCCTACCGCTCGACCCAGCCGATCCTCGACACCGCCAACGCGCTGGTGGCCGAGATGGCGCAGACCAAGGACAACCCCGAGTTCCGCAAGTCGCTGTTCAGCGATCGCCTCGACGGACCGCAGCCCCGCCTCCACACCTGCCACGACGAGGACGACCAGAGCGCCCGTGTCTGCGATGCCGTCCTCGACCGGCGCGAGCAGGGCACCCCGCTCGTGCAGCAAGCGGTCCTGTTCCGGACCTCCCACCATGCGGACCTGCTCGAGCTCGAGCTGTCGCGACGCAACATCCCCTACGTCAAGTACGGCGGGCTCAAGTTCCTGGAGGCCGCCCACGTCAAGGACCTCGTCGCGCTGCTCCGGCTGCTGGACAACCCCGACGACGAGCTGGCGTGGTTCCGGATCCTCCAGCGTCTCGAGGGCATCGGCCCGGGACGGGCGCGAGTGCTCATGGAGGCCATCGGGGTGGGGGAGGGCGGGGTCGCCGTCGCCCAGCTCGGCGACCGTGTGGTCGAGGCTGCCGTGCACCTGCCCGCCGCGGCAGAGCGGGCCGTGGTCGGGCTCGCCGTTGCGCTTGGCGACACCGCCGCGATCGACGAGGTCGCCGGGCAGGTCCAGCGGCTGCGCGAGTGGTACGGCCCGGTGTGCGCCCAGACGTTCGAGGACCCGATCCCGCGAATGGCCGACCTGCAGCAGCTGGAGGTCCTGGCCGAGCAGTCGACCAGCCGAACGCGCTTCCTCGACGACCTCGTGCTCGACCCTCCGGCATCGACCGGCGACCTCGCCGGTCCGCCGCTGCTCGACGAGGACTACCTGATCCTGTCCACCATCCACTCCGCCAAGGGGCTGGAGTGGGACACCGTGCACCTCCTGCACGCCGCCGACGGGATGATCCCGTCGGACATGAGCACCGGTGATCCCGACGAGGTGGAGGAAGAACGGCGTCTGCTCTACGTGGCGCTCACGCGCCCCCGGCACGAGCTCGACGTGTACGTCCCGCTGCGGTACTACCACCAGCGATTCGGCTCCGGCGACCGGCACAGCTTCGGGCAGGTGTCGCGGTTCCTCCAGGGTCCGGTGCGCGACACCATGGCCCGCGTCGGTCCCCGGGACGCCGAGCGGGACGTCCCCGTGCTCGCCGGCACCGCGGCTGACCGGGTCGATGCGTTGCTCGACGAGCTCTGGTGA
- a CDS encoding HNH endonuclease — MSAVVDRGVDAVPDSWGGRLAEVWLSEDEVAVYLAEPQADSSRVVPSSVSTDHGGSAGPRGSCAPWDGPGEPSGVSWWGGRIGEVWLAEEDVAAYLAQPPSEDDDEAADRGSAADGGSTAGGWSTAGGGSTAEGGSTAGGGSTAEGGSTAGGGSTAEGGGPASECASGVAAAVPAAADGAGQALESAPGKAAADGGGPESASGLAAAVSADGSAVGPGVAGDPAVLVGEALGVLGRLNGWLARASAGEAGEGIGAAGGPVDVESVRLVVDGLAGIDAALAAARLRAVVTADQTGLPSVDGAASLSAWIADRWGLTGSTAAREVRLAIGLVDEETVLDQLQAGVISRDHAAGLVAAAEKQAADQDAAARVEAARQDAEREERRRADEQAQAEAASMAERMRLAREAAAREEQLARERAERDEQQAAANEAARKARQDALLDSAVQGASPDQVRTDANRMRAADAAALERAVAAQRARRSVTFRPDGITGQRVMRVVLTDADYELVQSGIEAAHTFDPPGTPEDERRTAVQRRYDAFLDLLAAGLKAGELPTSRGTKPHVTVTVPLATLTGEAEVAGVGGFGTVISPETVRRLACDARLTRAIVDATGMPLDIGRTTRAWTTAQHTAAEQLFGGCAFPIADRTPCGRPIGWTDLHHVIWWRHDGPTDQDNGVSLCRHHHNAVHHDGWQLAFDLPTGTVTVQRTADGRTVTRRARFPHDNPRRSLGQDTPDRPGPDGLGPNRAGLGRPGLGRPGLDCPGLDRADASRADPDGSGPDRAGPGRADADRADPNRADPNRSDPDQDDPGDGRLPI, encoded by the coding sequence ATGAGTGCGGTGGTGGACCGGGGGGTGGACGCGGTTCCGGACAGCTGGGGTGGCCGGCTGGCGGAGGTGTGGTTGTCGGAGGACGAGGTCGCTGTCTACCTCGCCGAGCCCCAAGCTGACTCGTCGCGCGTTGTGCCGTCGTCGGTGTCCACGGACCATGGCGGGTCCGCGGGACCGAGGGGCAGTTGTGCGCCTTGGGACGGGCCGGGCGAGCCGTCGGGGGTCAGCTGGTGGGGTGGTCGCATCGGGGAGGTGTGGCTGGCGGAGGAGGACGTCGCCGCCTACCTCGCCCAGCCACCGTCAGAGGATGATGACGAAGCGGCCGACCGCGGGTCGGCAGCTGACGGTGGGTCGACGGCTGGCGGTTGGTCGACGGCTGGCGGTGGCTCGACGGCTGAGGGTGGCTCGACGGCTGGCGGTGGGTCGACGGCTGAGGGTGGCTCGACGGCTGGCGGTGGGTCGACGGCTGAGGGTGGCGGCCCGGCGTCCGAGTGCGCATCCGGTGTGGCCGCTGCCGTACCGGCGGCTGCCGATGGTGCCGGCCAGGCGTTGGAGTCCGCACCCGGCAAAGCGGCTGCCGATGGTGGTGGACCGGAGTCCGCATCCGGTCTGGCGGCTGCCGTATCGGCTGATGGGTCGGCGGTGGGTCCGGGGGTTGCTGGTGATCCGGCGGTGTTGGTGGGTGAGGCGTTGGGGGTGCTCGGCCGGCTCAACGGGTGGTTGGCCCGGGCGTCTGCGGGCGAGGCCGGGGAAGGGATTGGGGCTGCTGGCGGGCCGGTCGATGTGGAGTCGGTGCGGCTGGTGGTGGATGGGCTGGCGGGGATCGATGCGGCGCTTGCTGCGGCCAGGTTGCGGGCGGTCGTGACCGCCGATCAGACGGGGCTGCCGTCAGTGGACGGGGCGGCGTCCTTGTCGGCGTGGATCGCGGATCGGTGGGGCCTGACCGGCAGCACAGCCGCGCGGGAGGTCCGGTTGGCGATCGGGCTGGTCGATGAGGAGACGGTGCTCGACCAGCTGCAGGCCGGGGTGATCTCGCGGGATCATGCGGCGGGGCTGGTGGCGGCGGCGGAGAAGCAGGCGGCCGATCAGGACGCGGCTGCTCGGGTGGAGGCGGCACGGCAGGACGCCGAACGGGAGGAACGCCGCCGTGCGGACGAGCAGGCTCAGGCAGAGGCGGCGTCGATGGCGGAGCGGATGCGGCTGGCCCGTGAGGCCGCTGCCCGGGAGGAACAGCTCGCCCGGGAGCGGGCCGAACGGGACGAACAGCAGGCCGCAGCCAACGAGGCAGCCCGCAAGGCCCGGCAGGACGCCCTGCTCGACTCGGCAGTGCAGGGGGCGTCACCGGATCAAGTACGGACCGACGCCAACCGGATGCGCGCCGCCGACGCGGCGGCGCTGGAGCGGGCGGTGGCGGCGCAGCGGGCCCGCCGCTCCGTCACCTTCCGACCCGATGGGATCACCGGGCAGCGGGTGATGCGGGTGGTGCTGACCGATGCCGACTACGAGCTGGTCCAGTCCGGCATCGAAGCCGCCCACACCTTCGACCCACCAGGCACCCCCGAAGACGAACGGCGAACGGCTGTGCAGCGGCGCTACGACGCCTTCCTCGATCTGCTGGCTGCTGGACTCAAGGCGGGGGAGCTGCCGACCTCCCGTGGGACCAAGCCCCACGTGACCGTCACCGTCCCGCTGGCGACCCTGACGGGGGAGGCGGAGGTGGCGGGTGTCGGTGGGTTCGGGACGGTGATCTCGCCGGAGACGGTCCGGCGGTTGGCGTGTGATGCCCGGTTGACCCGCGCGATCGTCGACGCGACGGGGATGCCCTTGGACATCGGTCGCACCACCAGGGCGTGGACGACCGCGCAGCACACCGCGGCGGAGCAGCTGTTCGGTGGCTGTGCGTTTCCCATCGCCGACCGGACACCCTGTGGCCGGCCGATCGGCTGGACGGATCTGCATCACGTCATCTGGTGGCGTCACGACGGCCCCACCGACCAGGACAACGGCGTGTCGCTGTGCCGGCATCACCACAACGCCGTGCACCACGACGGCTGGCAGCTCGCCTTCGACCTGCCCACCGGCACCGTGACGGTGCAACGGACCGCAGACGGCCGCACGGTCACACGCCGAGCCCGGTTCCCCCACGACAACCCCAGACGCAGCCTGGGACAGGACACTCCCGACAGACCCGGTCCCGACGGGCTTGGTCCCAACCGGGCTGGCCTCGGCCGCCCTGGTCTCGGCCGCCCTGGTCTCGACTGCCCTGGTCTCGACCGGGCTGATGCCAGCCGGGCTGATCCCGACGGGTCCGGTCCAGACCGGGCTGGTCCTGGCCGGGCCGATGCAGACCGGGCTGATCCGAACCGGGCTGACCCCAACCGGAGCGACCCTGACCAGGACGATCCCGGTGATGGGCGATTGCCGATCTGA
- a CDS encoding sigma-70 family RNA polymerase sigma factor: MQHIPDDPEAFCRQHWRPLAQSLAVYTDDVALGQDLAQEALARVLVRWSRVRTMRSPGGYAYRIGVNLARDVLRERQRTRPGGGATGHAEAQDPTTRMSIDRALAALPPRQRLAMSLRHLADLSVAQTAHAMGCRPGTVKALCHQAAANLRTSPQLDWHPASPVRPRDTHEVPIDE; the protein is encoded by the coding sequence ATGCAGCACATCCCCGACGACCCCGAGGCATTCTGCCGCCAGCACTGGCGGCCCCTGGCGCAGTCCCTCGCCGTCTACACCGATGACGTGGCGCTCGGTCAGGACCTGGCGCAGGAGGCGCTCGCCAGGGTGCTGGTGCGCTGGTCTCGCGTTCGGACCATGCGCTCGCCGGGTGGGTACGCCTACCGGATCGGGGTCAACCTGGCCCGTGACGTCCTGCGCGAGCGGCAGCGAACGCGACCTGGCGGCGGGGCGACCGGACATGCAGAGGCCCAGGACCCCACCACCCGCATGTCCATCGACCGGGCCCTTGCGGCGCTGCCGCCCCGTCAGCGGTTGGCGATGTCGCTGCGCCATCTGGCCGACCTGAGCGTCGCCCAGACCGCCCACGCCATGGGTTGCAGACCTGGGACGGTCAAGGCGCTGTGCCATCAGGCTGCCGCGAACCTTCGCACCAGCCCACAGCTGGACTGGCACCCCGCAAGCCCCGTCCGCCCCCGCGACACACACGAGGTGCCCATCGATGAATGA
- a CDS encoding LysM peptidoglycan-binding domain-containing protein has translation MDEVRRRAARMRVAQQQRARRVVVGVAASMCVVVLGLSIGSVVSPPSPDVSVGATPTAGPVAIAPPADSLRGTTLDGGELAIADFPGEPLILYAFADWCGPCQDDLALLAATDLEVRTIGLAVDADEDGSRIALADAGLALPTMLLDWDQLAMSVTPVEALPVWFALNADHEVVDTIAGAIGGELRLRTLAETALTRTEPSNVVTMAPEAPPATSSPVGCPVGPVEERTYVVQPGDSLSGIARTVYGDPLLFGIIADANGITDTSPLQVGQTLVIPPCEASQDPGVATGAALDAMLARLRATLDPEVAQALVAGLPDTYSELPTADPSAVAFGTADLTLLVHQLDLLPGMTAEQVIADALAAGSGTVDLDGVPAAFTNPAATGQLLVPLPGNRVIVLSPEESRAIDYEINVLQQWMVVVRLQLG, from the coding sequence ATGGACGAGGTCCGACGGCGCGCCGCCCGAATGCGTGTGGCGCAACAACAGCGTGCCCGGCGGGTCGTCGTGGGTGTCGCCGCCAGCATGTGCGTCGTCGTCCTGGGGCTGTCGATCGGCAGCGTCGTCAGTCCACCTTCGCCCGACGTATCAGTCGGCGCGACCCCGACCGCCGGTCCGGTGGCGATCGCCCCGCCGGCCGACAGCCTGCGAGGGACGACACTGGACGGCGGCGAACTCGCGATCGCCGACTTTCCGGGTGAGCCGCTGATCCTCTATGCGTTCGCTGACTGGTGCGGACCCTGCCAGGACGACCTTGCGCTCCTGGCGGCCACCGACCTCGAGGTGCGGACCATCGGGCTGGCCGTCGACGCCGACGAGGATGGATCCCGGATCGCCCTGGCCGATGCCGGGCTGGCCCTGCCGACCATGTTGCTCGACTGGGACCAGCTGGCGATGTCGGTGACGCCCGTCGAGGCGTTGCCAGTCTGGTTCGCCCTCAACGCCGACCACGAGGTGGTCGACACCATCGCGGGGGCCATCGGCGGCGAGCTGCGGCTGCGCACCCTCGCTGAGACGGCCCTCACCCGGACCGAGCCCAGCAACGTGGTGACAATGGCTCCCGAGGCGCCGCCCGCAACCTCGAGCCCGGTCGGCTGCCCGGTGGGCCCTGTCGAGGAACGCACCTACGTCGTCCAGCCCGGGGACTCCCTCTCCGGCATCGCCCGGACGGTCTACGGGGACCCGCTACTGTTCGGCATCATCGCGGACGCCAACGGCATCACCGACACGAGTCCGCTGCAGGTGGGGCAGACACTGGTCATTCCCCCATGCGAGGCATCCCAGGACCCGGGAGTTGCCACCGGAGCTGCGCTGGATGCAATGCTCGCCAGGCTTCGTGCAACGCTCGACCCCGAGGTCGCGCAGGCGCTCGTGGCGGGCCTCCCCGACACCTACTCGGAGCTGCCGACGGCTGACCCGTCCGCGGTGGCCTTCGGGACCGCCGACCTGACCCTCCTGGTCCACCAGCTCGACCTCCTGCCGGGCATGACGGCCGAACAGGTCATCGCCGACGCGCTCGCCGCAGGGTCAGGCACGGTCGATCTCGATGGGGTCCCCGCAGCCTTCACCAACCCAGCCGCGACCGGTCAGCTGCTGGTGCCGCTGCCAGGAAACCGGGTCATTGTGCTCAGCCCCGAGGAAAGCCGGGCCATCGACTACGAGATCAACGTGCTGCAGCAGTGGATGGTGGTGGTACGCCTTCAGCTGGGTTGA
- a CDS encoding M14 family metallopeptidase produces the protein MTFLSRRDLLRYSGAGAAALTAGRSLLVAAPAAASTSSGAGVVGSAGPVVAHVRPTTAAQRLLMAQLDDTHTTFDDGTVEVLLWDGDAARLDAVGMDYELVPTAADAGVARPAGLGPQPGETNGEYRLGSAVYEADLKALVAAHEGTGRVRLLEMPTTSLLGKTVYGVEIATDVANDDGRPVVMHDGMHHCREWPAGEMPMMWAHELLENYDSDPVIASIVDNARTIILPLVNPDGFDRTVEAAAITGQTSDNDIFLGFPLAVTGKGDMWRKNVRALSNEGPLEVTGPIVGGSPVGASQPDAYGIDLNRNYPFHWGDESGSSSIPESQTYRGTQPFSEPETHNVRDLVRSNLPITHITHHTSGQQMLIPWGREPREIRSPDWPVMSRIAREMRDGFDHEGTRFEGNGYDPIQAFNLYPTSGTSRDWGHAATRTIIYTFEHGTEFHGTYSGTIPAMYEQNRGAFVRHSLAAIDETVHARISGEGPAGGTVEVYKAFQTPTNLQLSGTPVISVGGLPEVEDPTGDLLRPTLVDEELRRTVRIGQDGAFDLRVPPSSRPFLLNEKQLDDFEVGDTEPYTVTVRDAAGDVVYVSSVTIERGFHAEIGEDMPSVVATGVIDTNPTPGEWPVPAPD, from the coding sequence ATGACCTTCCTGTCCCGTCGTGACCTGCTTCGTTACTCCGGCGCCGGTGCCGCCGCGCTGACCGCCGGCCGCTCCCTGCTCGTGGCCGCCCCTGCGGCCGCGTCGACTTCCTCCGGCGCCGGTGTCGTTGGTTCCGCCGGCCCCGTCGTTGCGCACGTGCGGCCCACCACCGCAGCCCAGCGGCTGCTGATGGCGCAGCTGGACGACACCCACACGACGTTCGACGACGGCACCGTCGAGGTGCTGCTGTGGGACGGCGACGCCGCTCGGCTCGACGCGGTCGGCATGGACTACGAGCTGGTCCCGACTGCTGCTGACGCCGGTGTCGCCAGGCCTGCCGGGCTGGGGCCGCAGCCGGGCGAGACCAACGGTGAGTACCGCCTGGGCTCGGCGGTCTACGAGGCCGACCTCAAGGCGCTCGTCGCCGCCCACGAGGGCACCGGACGCGTGCGGCTGCTGGAGATGCCCACGACGTCGCTGCTGGGGAAGACCGTGTACGGCGTGGAGATCGCGACCGACGTCGCCAACGACGACGGCCGACCCGTCGTCATGCACGACGGCATGCACCACTGCCGTGAGTGGCCGGCCGGCGAGATGCCGATGATGTGGGCACACGAGCTGCTGGAGAACTACGACAGCGACCCGGTCATCGCCTCGATCGTCGACAACGCCCGCACGATCATCCTTCCGCTGGTCAACCCCGACGGGTTCGACCGCACCGTCGAAGCTGCGGCGATCACCGGACAGACCAGCGACAACGACATCTTCCTCGGCTTCCCCCTCGCCGTGACCGGCAAGGGGGACATGTGGCGCAAGAACGTCCGTGCGCTCAGCAACGAGGGACCGCTGGAGGTCACCGGTCCGATCGTCGGTGGCTCACCCGTGGGGGCGTCGCAGCCCGACGCCTACGGCATCGACCTCAACCGCAACTACCCCTTCCACTGGGGCGACGAGTCCGGGTCGTCATCGATCCCGGAGAGCCAGACCTACCGCGGCACCCAGCCCTTCAGCGAGCCCGAGACCCACAACGTCCGGGACCTCGTCCGCAGCAACCTGCCGATCACCCACATCACCCACCACACCTCGGGCCAGCAGATGTTGATCCCGTGGGGTCGCGAGCCGCGGGAGATCCGCAGCCCCGACTGGCCGGTCATGTCGCGGATCGCGCGGGAGATGCGCGACGGCTTCGACCACGAGGGCACACGGTTCGAGGGCAACGGGTACGACCCGATCCAGGCGTTCAACCTGTACCCGACGTCGGGCACGAGCCGCGACTGGGGCCACGCCGCGACCCGGACGATCATCTACACCTTCGAGCACGGCACCGAGTTCCACGGGACCTACTCGGGCACGATCCCGGCGATGTACGAGCAGAACCGTGGGGCGTTCGTCCGCCACTCGTTGGCGGCGATCGACGAGACGGTGCATGCCCGCATCAGCGGCGAGGGCCCGGCAGGTGGGACCGTCGAGGTGTACAAGGCGTTCCAGACGCCGACGAACCTGCAGCTGTCGGGGACGCCGGTCATCTCCGTCGGTGGACTGCCGGAGGTGGAGGACCCGACCGGCGACCTGCTGCGGCCGACCCTGGTCGACGAGGAGCTGCGCCGCACGGTTCGCATCGGCCAGGACGGCGCGTTCGACCTGCGGGTGCCGCCCTCGAGCCGTCCGTTCCTGCTGAACGAGAAGCAGCTCGACGACTTCGAGGTGGGTGACACCGAGCCGTACACCGTGACCGTGCGGGATGCGGCCGGTGACGTCGTGTACGTGTCCAGCGTGACCATCGAGCGTGGGTTCCATGCGGAGATCGGGGAGGACATGCCGTCCGTCGTGGCGACCGGTGTGATCGACACGAACCCCACGCCGGGCGAGTGGCCGGTGCCCGCTCCGGACTAG
- a CDS encoding TIM-barrel domain-containing protein: MTASPPDRSIRHTPGGRGHAYRPSLDQRVPVVPIAGDVIEVRALVADGLGDVTLEVDLDDHVESFPAPPLVVAGDGEEDDDSHLAAAAAAGEQVEGMHPVAVELGPYGPGQPVSYRWVAGDLATEWFTLEVGVWLPTDDVMRIQGPDGAEHLVDDFATEVLVAEGRAVRARFALQLGEDEHVMGLGERFHALDHRGRSIDTVVFEQYKDQGERTYLPVPFGLVVGGAVSWGFHVDTTRRCWFDVGAGQADLLVIEVELDPEDPAVDLSLYLGDPGEVISAFLDDTARPAAVPSWVFRPWASGNEWNTQARVEAEVQRSHDEGVSMGVIVIEAWADEATFTAFRDARYTPRADGKAFGLDDFEFPADGAWPDPVGMVRRLHEQGTKVLLWQIPVLPVDVPADRLGAEQLAHDRDVLVDNGWAVQEADGSPYHNRGWWFPGALLPDFTSPEATDWWLSRRRYLLEEVGIDGFKTDGGEHAWGDELRYADGTRGAETNNRFANLYAEAYHRLLAETGTEGVTFSRAGFTGAGAFPCHWAGDEDSTWQAYRASITAGLSAGVSGVFAWGFDHGGFSGEIPDPELYLRSAAMAMLCPIMQYHSEYNHHRSPSRDRTPWNIAERHDDPTVLTAYRRFTEIRERLVDYLDEQYHAGIQRGLPLMRPLALMWPTDQEVWAHPYQYMLGDHLLVAPVTEAGVEEWSVHLPEGEWLDAWDGTSFVGGRVVTVAAPLDRIPAFVPDTDAGRRVAALLR; this comes from the coding sequence ATGACCGCTTCACCCCCTGACCGGTCCATCCGGCACACGCCGGGCGGCCGCGGGCACGCCTACCGGCCGTCGCTGGACCAGCGCGTGCCCGTCGTCCCGATCGCCGGAGACGTCATCGAGGTCCGTGCGCTCGTCGCCGACGGGCTGGGCGACGTCACCCTCGAGGTCGACCTCGACGACCACGTCGAGTCGTTCCCTGCGCCGCCGCTCGTGGTGGCCGGTGACGGCGAGGAGGACGACGACAGCCACCTCGCCGCGGCTGCGGCAGCGGGGGAGCAGGTCGAGGGCATGCACCCGGTCGCGGTCGAGCTCGGGCCGTACGGCCCCGGCCAGCCGGTGTCCTACCGGTGGGTCGCCGGTGACCTGGCGACCGAGTGGTTCACCCTCGAGGTGGGCGTCTGGTTGCCGACCGACGACGTGATGCGCATCCAGGGTCCCGACGGTGCCGAACACCTCGTCGACGACTTCGCCACCGAGGTCCTCGTGGCCGAGGGGCGGGCGGTCAGGGCCAGGTTCGCGCTGCAGCTGGGCGAGGACGAACACGTCATGGGCCTCGGGGAGCGGTTCCACGCGCTCGACCACCGCGGCCGCAGCATCGACACCGTCGTCTTCGAGCAGTACAAGGACCAGGGGGAACGGACCTACCTGCCGGTGCCCTTCGGACTGGTCGTCGGCGGGGCGGTCAGCTGGGGGTTCCACGTCGACACGACTCGACGGTGCTGGTTCGACGTCGGCGCCGGCCAGGCCGACCTGCTGGTCATCGAGGTCGAGCTGGACCCCGAGGACCCCGCGGTCGACCTGTCGTTGTACCTCGGCGACCCCGGCGAGGTGATCAGTGCCTTCCTCGACGACACCGCCCGGCCGGCCGCCGTGCCCAGCTGGGTGTTCCGGCCGTGGGCGTCGGGCAACGAGTGGAACACCCAGGCGCGGGTCGAGGCGGAGGTGCAGCGCAGCCACGACGAGGGCGTCTCGATGGGCGTCATCGTCATCGAGGCGTGGGCCGACGAGGCGACCTTCACCGCGTTCCGGGACGCGCGCTACACCCCCCGTGCCGACGGCAAGGCGTTCGGGCTGGACGACTTCGAGTTCCCCGCCGACGGCGCCTGGCCTGACCCGGTCGGGATGGTCCGGCGCCTGCACGAGCAGGGCACGAAGGTGCTGCTGTGGCAGATCCCCGTCCTGCCGGTCGACGTTCCAGCCGACCGCCTCGGCGCCGAGCAGCTGGCCCACGACCGGGACGTGCTGGTCGACAACGGCTGGGCCGTGCAGGAGGCCGACGGCTCGCCGTACCACAACCGCGGCTGGTGGTTCCCCGGCGCGTTGCTGCCCGACTTCACTTCTCCCGAGGCCACCGACTGGTGGCTGTCGCGACGGCGCTACCTGCTGGAGGAGGTCGGCATCGACGGCTTCAAGACCGACGGTGGCGAGCACGCCTGGGGCGACGAGCTGCGCTACGCCGACGGCACCCGCGGGGCCGAGACCAACAACCGCTTCGCCAACCTGTACGCGGAGGCCTACCACCGGCTGCTGGCCGAGACGGGCACCGAGGGGGTGACGTTCTCGCGAGCCGGGTTCACCGGCGCCGGGGCGTTCCCCTGCCACTGGGCGGGCGACGAGGACTCCACCTGGCAGGCCTACCGCGCCTCGATCACCGCCGGGTTGTCCGCCGGAGTGTCGGGCGTGTTCGCCTGGGGCTTCGACCACGGTGGCTTCTCCGGCGAGATCCCCGACCCGGAGCTGTACCTGCGCTCAGCGGCCATGGCAATGCTGTGCCCGATCATGCAGTACCACTCGGAGTACAACCACCACCGCTCGCCCTCACGCGACCGCACACCGTGGAACATCGCCGAACGGCACGACGATCCGACGGTGCTGACCGCGTACCGGCGGTTCACCGAGATCCGTGAACGGCTGGTCGACTACCTCGACGAGCAGTACCACGCCGGGATACAGCGGGGACTGCCGTTGATGCGCCCCCTCGCGCTGATGTGGCCCACGGACCAAGAGGTCTGGGCCCATCCGTACCAGTACATGCTGGGCGACCACCTCCTCGTGGCACCGGTCACCGAGGCCGGGGTGGAGGAGTGGTCGGTCCACCTGCCGGAGGGGGAGTGGCTGGACGCCTGGGACGGCACGTCGTTCGTCGGTGGTCGCGTCGTGACCGTGGCCGCGCCGCTGGACCGCATCCCCGCCTTCGTGCCCGACACCGACGCCGGCCGACGGGTGGCTGCGCTGCTGCGCTGA